TGTCAAAAGACCAGTTGTTGACACCGGAGTCCCTACGTCAGTTCAACAAAAATTTCAGGACTTTGATTAATCACTTTTATCTTAAGAAAAAGCAATGTGGTGCCATAGCTACTCTGGAGATAGGGAAAGGTTTCAATATACATGCTCATATATTAGTTTATGGCCCTTACATACCGCAGAAAGCTATCTCAGAAAAGTGGCTGGAGATCACAGGCGATAGCTACATTGTTGACATTCGGATGGTCAGAGATCAAAATGTGGTCGTAAGCTATTTAACCAAATACATTTCAAAGCCGCCCTCATTTGCAGAGCCTAACGATTATATTCTTTATCTTAAGGCAATCAAACGCATAAGACGCTTGCACCGATTTGGTATCCTGTATGGATTCAAGGTGGAAACCAGAAAGCCTCTGCTATGCCCTTACTGTGGCGGTAGGCTACGCTATGAAGGGATTACGAGTCTTTTTATTAATGATCGGTTTTGTCAGGACTATTGGGAAGCCCTTAATTCAATCAAGGTCAGTATGAACTAAGGCTCGGAGTGTAAACAAACCTTATGAAAGGA
The nucleotide sequence above comes from Candidatus Zixiibacteriota bacterium. Encoded proteins:
- a CDS encoding protein rep; the protein is MIEAYSNLNLEKRELDQSSVKPQRPDPRSRYFTQEEIQVRDKILPLLQGGNLIKEASRFSECGVGYIVLKCENEEHHHTVRFGLSFHCELRICTRCSRKRASQVRKEIGVILKHVPKTKTHKFCLLTLTQNMSKDQLLTPESLRQFNKNFRTLINHFYLKKKQCGAIATLEIGKGFNIHAHILVYGPYIPQKAISEKWLEITGDSYIVDIRMVRDQNVVVSYLTKYISKPPSFAEPNDYILYLKAIKRIRRLHRFGILYGFKVETRKPLLCPYCGGRLRYEGITSLFINDRFCQDYWEALNSIKVSMN